The sequence below is a genomic window from Candidatus Baltobacteraceae bacterium.
GAAATGTCCGTTCCATACGTTTGGCGAAAGCATGCTCCCGTGAAACTGCGTCGATTGCCCATCTTCTCACGAAGGAACGATCTATCCTGACCCCGGAGGGATCCGACCACCTCGCAGAGATCGATGCGCAGGCCGACGCGGCTCTCGTGCGGTTGCGCGAAGCGGCTCAAGCCGCGCGCGATCGTTTGGACGCCGGGCTCTTCGCCGTGCGAGACGAGCCTGCCGAACCGGCCGTGACGATCGAGCCGGCCGAGCCGAGCGAACCCGGCGAAGCCGGGAGCGGCAACCAGCCGCCCCTCGTGCAAATGGACGATCTCAACCCCGCAACTGACGACCTCTTCTAGACCGGAGCGTTTTTAAACCACGTGAACAACGACATCATCTCGCAGATCAACGTCGAAGACGAAATGCGCGAGAGTTATCTCTCGTATGCGATGTCCGTCATCGCATCGCGCGCGCTCCCCGACGTGCGCGACGGGCTCAAACCCGTGCAGCGCCGCATCCTCTATGCGATGCGCGAAATGGGCATGGAGCCGACCAAACAGCATCGCAAGTGCGCCGGTGTCGTCGGCGACGTACTCAAATCGTACCATCCGCACGGCGATTCGTCGGTTTACGACGCGCTCGTTCGCATGGCGCAGGATTTCACGCTGCGCTATCCGCTGGTCGACGGTCACGGAAACTTCGGCTCGATCGATCCGGATCGCGCGGCCGCCTATCGGTATACGGAAGCCCGCCTGGCGCGCCCGTCGGTCGAGATGCTCGCCGACATCGATAAAGAGACGGTCGCCTTCATTCCGAACTTCGATAACCAGGGCACCGAGCCGGTCGTGCTGCCCGGTAAATTGCCGCAGCTCTTGCTCAACGGCAGCAGCGGCATCGCCGTCGGAATGGCGACCAACATTCCACCGCACAATTTGAACGAAATCGCCGACGCCATCGCTGCGATCATCGACGAACCGAACATCACCGACGACGAGCTCGCGAACATCGTAAAAGGTCCGGACTTCCCGACCGGCGGCATCATCATGGGCGAGCACGCAATTCGCGAAGCCTATCGCACCGGGCGCGGATCGATCGCGATTCGCGGTAAGGCCGAGATCATCGAGGAGAACGGCAAGCACAAGATCGTGATTTCGGAGATTCCGTATCAGGTCTACAAGAACCGCATCGTCGAGGCGATCGCCGAGGCGCACGCCGAGAAGCGCATTACGGGGATCGCCCGGCTCGACGACGGTTCGAACCGTAAGGGCATGCGCGTCGTCGTCGAGCTCCAGCGCTCGGCGACTCCGAAAGTGGTACTCAACCAACTCTACAAGCACACGCCGCTGCAATCGAGTTTCGGCTTCAACATGCTGGCGCTCGTGCCCGTCGGCGAGGTTCGTCCCGACGGTACCGTCGCGCTCGAGCCGCAGGTGATGTCGCTCAAGCAGCTGCTCGAGCACCACATCGCGCATCGCAAGGACGTCATCGCTAAGCGCACGCAGTACGATCTGCGCAAAGCCGAGGAGCGCGCTCACCTGCTCGAAGGCTACCGGATCGCGCTCGACAACATCGATCAAGTCATCGAGATCGTTCGCGGCAGTCAGACGACCGACGAAGCGCGTCAGAAACTCATGGAGCGCTTCACGCTCTCCGATATTCAAGCCAACGCGATCGTCGACATGCGTCTGCGTACGCTCGTCGGTCTCGAACGGCAGAAAATCGAAGACGAGTATCGCGAGCTGCTCAAGACGATCGCCGAACTGCAGGACATCCTCGGCAGCGTTCGCCGCATTGCGGGCATCGTGAAAGCCGAGATCCTCGAAGTTAA
It includes:
- the gyrA gene encoding DNA gyrase subunit A codes for the protein MNNDIISQINVEDEMRESYLSYAMSVIASRALPDVRDGLKPVQRRILYAMREMGMEPTKQHRKCAGVVGDVLKSYHPHGDSSVYDALVRMAQDFTLRYPLVDGHGNFGSIDPDRAAAYRYTEARLARPSVEMLADIDKETVAFIPNFDNQGTEPVVLPGKLPQLLLNGSSGIAVGMATNIPPHNLNEIADAIAAIIDEPNITDDELANIVKGPDFPTGGIIMGEHAIREAYRTGRGSIAIRGKAEIIEENGKHKIVISEIPYQVYKNRIVEAIAEAHAEKRITGIARLDDGSNRKGMRVVVELQRSATPKVVLNQLYKHTPLQSSFGFNMLALVPVGEVRPDGTVALEPQVMSLKQLLEHHIAHRKDVIAKRTQYDLRKAEERAHLLEGYRIALDNIDQVIEIVRGSQTTDEARQKLMERFTLSDIQANAIVDMRLRTLVGLERQKIEDEYRELLKTIAELQDILGSVRRIAGIVKAEILEVKKKFGDERRTLIVPAEDEFSVEALIPHEEVVVTYTVGGYIKRVTVDTFKTQNRGGRGVIGISNLKREDIVRNFFVTGTHDHVLFFTNKGRVYRLRGFEIPDTTRQARGTALVNLLTLPPGEQVSAVFPITNFEGEHHMVMVTKNGVIKKTRLAEFSNVRRNGLNAINLDDADELLAVDLSDGTRDIILATVAGMAVHFNEKDVRPMGRNARGVKAMTLERGDNIIAMDVVEDDRKEVLLVTSKAFGKRTPIEAYRHTSRGGKGVKAFARQRDDIGTVVDQILVAPDDQILMITSANQVIRLNVKEIRQTGRDAKGVKLQRLTEGDEVIALTNLGKQTEQLTDITG